A single genomic interval of Nostoc commune NIES-4072 harbors:
- the dnaG gene encoding DNA primase, translating into MQIPRLHPDTIEEVKLRADIVDVVSEYVVLRKRGKDFVGLCPFHDEKSPSFTVSQTKQMYYCFGCQAGGNAIKFVMELGKRSFADVVLDLARRYQVPVQTLLPEQRQELQRQLSLREQLYEVLASSAQFYQHALRQSQGQKALEYLQSNRQFKEETIQQFGLGYAPAGWETLYRYLVEDKHYPVQILEKAGLIKPRREGGGYYDVFRDRLMIPIRDVQGRVIAFGGRTLTDEQPKYLNSPETELFSKGKTLFALDQAKGGISQLDQAVVVEGYFDAIALHAAGINNAVASLGTALSLEQVRLILRYTESKQLVLNFDADKAGMNAAERAIGEIAELAYKGEVQLKILNLPDGKDADEYLHSHTPEDYGELLKNAPLWLDWQIQQIIQDRNLKQATDFQQVTQQLVKLLKNIANSDTRNYYVSYCAEILSLGDTRLIPLRVENLLTQIAPPPATYSKPVSARKAWGSSKSPLPSTDAINRVSPHSPLPTERSLLEHAEALLLRIYLHCPEQRQVIIDELEERDLQFSLSHHRFLWQQILEISSVDGETRNFASPPDLISRLQDQFLEFGSEMGLISHLFHVDEKNQKEILRTPQVVQAAIACMDLVMLEKRYRHFLELWQQTDPEAEPERYQSYYQAFYAEKIKLQQIDRQRLFSITELL; encoded by the coding sequence ATGCAAATCCCCCGCTTGCACCCAGACACAATTGAGGAAGTTAAACTACGGGCTGATATTGTAGATGTCGTCTCGGAATACGTAGTTTTACGCAAACGTGGGAAAGATTTCGTCGGTTTGTGTCCTTTCCACGATGAGAAATCTCCCAGTTTCACCGTCAGCCAGACTAAGCAAATGTACTATTGCTTCGGCTGTCAAGCCGGAGGAAATGCCATTAAGTTTGTCATGGAATTGGGGAAACGTTCGTTTGCTGATGTGGTACTGGATTTAGCACGGCGTTACCAAGTACCTGTACAAACACTCTTACCCGAACAACGCCAAGAATTACAGCGTCAGCTATCTTTGCGTGAGCAGTTATATGAAGTTCTAGCTTCCTCAGCCCAATTTTATCAACACGCCCTCAGACAATCACAAGGGCAAAAGGCACTTGAATATTTGCAATCTAACCGCCAATTTAAAGAAGAAACAATACAGCAATTTGGTTTAGGTTATGCCCCCGCAGGTTGGGAAACTCTTTATCGTTATCTAGTGGAAGATAAACATTACCCAGTACAAATACTAGAAAAAGCGGGACTGATTAAGCCACGGCGGGAAGGAGGCGGTTATTATGATGTATTCCGCGATCGCTTGATGATTCCCATCCGTGATGTCCAAGGGCGGGTAATTGCCTTTGGTGGTAGAACCCTAACCGATGAACAGCCCAAATATCTGAATTCACCAGAAACCGAACTTTTTAGTAAAGGTAAAACATTATTTGCCCTCGATCAAGCCAAAGGTGGGATTTCTCAACTCGATCAAGCCGTGGTAGTAGAGGGATATTTTGATGCGATCGCTCTCCATGCTGCTGGTATTAATAACGCTGTCGCCTCACTCGGTACAGCCTTAAGCTTAGAACAAGTGCGGTTAATATTACGGTACACCGAATCCAAACAATTAGTACTCAACTTTGATGCTGATAAAGCTGGAATGAATGCTGCCGAACGGGCGATCGGTGAAATTGCCGAATTAGCATACAAAGGGGAAGTTCAGCTAAAAATTCTCAATTTACCCGATGGTAAAGATGCTGATGAATATTTGCATAGCCACACCCCAGAAGATTATGGAGAACTGCTAAAAAATGCGCCACTTTGGCTAGACTGGCAGATTCAGCAAATTATTCAAGACCGTAATTTGAAACAGGCTACTGATTTTCAGCAAGTAACTCAGCAATTAGTCAAATTACTTAAAAATATAGCTAACAGCGATACACGCAACTATTACGTTTCCTACTGTGCAGAAATACTCAGCTTAGGAGATACCAGACTGATACCCCTACGAGTTGAAAATCTGTTAACTCAAATTGCTCCTCCTCCGGCTACATACTCTAAACCTGTGTCAGCCAGAAAAGCATGGGGAAGTAGCAAATCCCCACTCCCTAGTACAGACGCGATTAATCGCGTCTCTCCCCATTCCCCACTCCCCACAGAACGGAGCCTTTTAGAACACGCAGAGGCATTATTACTGCGAATTTACTTGCATTGTCCCGAACAGCGTCAAGTGATTATTGACGAACTAGAGGAGCGAGATTTGCAATTTAGCCTTTCCCACCACCGATTTTTATGGCAACAGATTTTAGAAATTTCATCCGTTGATGGAGAGACAAGAAATTTTGCGTCTCCACCAGATTTAATTTCCCGTTTGCAAGACCAGTTTTTAGAATTTGGCAGCGAGATGGGGTTGATTTCCCATTTGTTTCATGTGGATGAAAAAAACCAAAAAGAAATACTTCGGACTCCGCAAGTGGTTCAAGCTGCGATCGCTTGTATGGATTTAGTGATGCTTGAAAAACGCTATCGCCACTTTTTGGAACTATGGCAACAAACCGATCCCGAAGCTGAACCAGAGCGGTATCAATCTTATTATCAAGCTTTCTACGCTGAAAAAATCAAGCTGCAACAAATAGACCGACAACGGTTATTTTCCATCACAGAGTTATTGTAG
- a CDS encoding DEAD/DEAH box helicase has protein sequence MSFSNLGLSNEIIRAVTERGYTEPTPIQIQAIPAVLSGRDLLAGAQTGTGKTASFTLPLLHRLSSDKSIKGTYKGYPPIRALILTPTRELAAQVEESVREYGKYLQLNSMVMFGGVGINLQKQRLKNRVDILVATPGRLLDHVQQGTLNLSHIEVLVLDEADRMLDMGFIHDIRRILSLLPKKRQNLLFFATFSDKIKTLAAGLLNNPTMIEVARRNVTAETIAQKIYHVDRDKKRQLLAHLIRRDNWYQVLVFTRTKYGADRLVKQLGEDRIQALAIHGNKSQPVRTNALAKFKNGSLQVLVATDIAARGLDISELPHVVNFDLPNVPEDYVHRIGRTGRAGASGEAVSLVSVDEYPLLKDIEKLIEQRLPREVVAGFALNPDINPEPIPNGRQHRAKPERDKRPARTAKPLPQTSAKRKVAPPVTNGDKPGARSSASRRSAKRDR, from the coding sequence ATGTCTTTTTCTAATCTCGGCTTGTCCAATGAAATTATCCGTGCGGTTACCGAACGCGGGTACACCGAACCCACGCCAATTCAAATACAGGCGATTCCTGCTGTATTGTCGGGTAGGGATTTGCTAGCTGGGGCACAAACTGGTACTGGAAAGACCGCTAGTTTTACCCTACCGCTTCTGCATCGGTTGTCGTCTGATAAGAGCATCAAAGGTACATATAAGGGATACCCCCCAATCCGGGCGCTGATTCTTACCCCGACTCGTGAACTCGCCGCACAGGTAGAAGAAAGCGTGCGCGAGTACGGCAAGTACTTGCAGTTAAACTCAATGGTAATGTTCGGTGGAGTCGGTATTAATCTGCAAAAGCAGCGTTTGAAGAACCGAGTGGATATTCTAGTGGCTACTCCAGGGCGACTGTTAGACCATGTACAGCAAGGGACGCTGAACCTGTCGCATATTGAGGTTTTGGTGCTAGATGAAGCAGATCGGATGCTAGACATGGGCTTTATTCATGACATCCGCCGCATCCTCTCACTATTACCCAAAAAGCGACAAAATTTGCTATTCTTCGCTACTTTTTCGGACAAAATTAAGACACTCGCCGCCGGACTGCTGAATAACCCGACGATGATTGAGGTAGCACGCCGCAACGTTACCGCCGAGACGATCGCACAAAAAATTTACCACGTAGACCGTGACAAGAAACGCCAATTACTTGCTCACCTGATTCGCCGAGATAATTGGTATCAAGTGCTAGTGTTTACCCGCACTAAGTATGGTGCTGACCGTTTGGTTAAGCAGTTGGGCGAAGACCGCATTCAAGCACTGGCAATCCACGGGAATAAGAGCCAGCCGGTGCGTACTAATGCTCTGGCAAAGTTCAAAAATGGTAGCTTACAGGTATTGGTGGCGACAGATATTGCTGCTAGGGGTCTTGATATCAGCGAACTGCCTCATGTAGTTAACTTCGATCTACCCAATGTACCAGAGGATTACGTTCACCGCATTGGGCGCACTGGCCGCGCTGGCGCGTCAGGTGAAGCGGTATCGCTGGTGTCCGTCGATGAATACCCTCTATTGAAAGATATTGAAAAACTGATTGAGCAGCGCTTGCCAAGGGAAGTGGTGGCTGGTTTTGCGCTCAACCCCGATATCAACCCCGAACCAATCCCAAATGGACGGCAACACAGAGCTAAACCCGAACGTGACAAGCGTCCGGCTCGTACTGCTAAACCCTTACCACAGACATCGGCTAAACGTAAGGTAGCGCCACCGGTGACGAATGGCGATAAGCCTGGTGCTCGTTCGTCGGCATCGCGCCGTTCTGCTAAACGCGATCGCTAA
- the infC gene encoding translation initiation factor IF-3, whose translation MNSQIKSPSVFLIDHENNNRGLIDTNEALQLAESLELDLVVVSQGKEAPIAKILNYGKLQYQKKKRQSQSARPTVKEVRFGLNVGVADYNLRIQQAGEWLSKGDSVKFAIRLRGREHQYRDKAGELLDRIANDLSQVGKIQSLDKRALVVQVIPA comes from the coding sequence ATTAATTCACAAATCAAGTCACCTAGTGTCTTCTTGATTGACCATGAGAATAACAATCGTGGTCTGATCGACACCAATGAGGCGCTACAGCTAGCCGAGAGCTTAGAGCTTGACTTAGTTGTAGTCTCCCAAGGTAAGGAGGCTCCAATCGCCAAGATTCTCAACTATGGCAAGCTTCAGTATCAAAAGAAAAAACGTCAGAGCCAGAGTGCTAGACCCACGGTAAAGGAAGTTCGATTTGGCCTAAACGTGGGCGTGGCTGATTACAATTTACGCATCCAACAAGCAGGTGAATGGTTGAGTAAAGGCGATTCAGTCAAGTTTGCCATCCGTTTACGAGGCCGAGAACATCAATATCGTGACAAAGCAGGAGAACTGCTAGACCGAATTGCAAATGATCTTAGTCAAGTAGGTAAAATCCAATCGCTGGATAAACGCGCACTAGTTGTTCAAGTGATTCCTGCCTAG
- a CDS encoding helix-turn-helix domain-containing protein, producing MDDLKQLDKYAFQVLTMSREGYSSRQIAQQFHLSYKTVKDIVERFSN from the coding sequence ATGGATGATTTAAAACAATTAGATAAGTATGCCTTTCAAGTCTTAACTATGAGCAGAGAGGGGTATTCTAGTCGCCAGATCGCCCAGCAGTTTCATCTAAGTTATAAGACAGTAAAGGATATTGTGGAACGGTTTTCTAACTAG
- a CDS encoding TetR/AcrR family transcriptional regulator, producing MVRIKADEVDRDNSVDKVEQILQGAMQEFLQHGYAGTSMDRVAVAAGVSKATVYSHFQDKEGLFKVLLEQLASKKNSSIFGTEPIEGEPAAILHQVITKALEQMLNDKEHSAFMRVLIGESGRFPELAQICVQALIKPVAETLTHYLAAPELNIPDPEATARILIGALVHFHITQNVMHGEDIIPMESDRLIDALTHLINKCAD from the coding sequence ATGGTACGCATCAAAGCTGACGAAGTTGATCGAGACAATTCCGTTGATAAAGTGGAGCAAATTCTGCAAGGGGCAATGCAAGAATTCCTTCAACATGGCTATGCTGGCACAAGCATGGATCGGGTAGCAGTAGCAGCAGGCGTTTCTAAAGCGACAGTCTACAGCCACTTTCAAGATAAAGAAGGACTTTTTAAAGTACTGTTAGAGCAACTGGCAAGCAAAAAGAACAGTTCTATTTTTGGCACAGAACCTATTGAGGGAGAACCAGCCGCCATACTGCACCAGGTAATAACTAAAGCATTAGAGCAAATGCTTAACGACAAAGAACATAGTGCATTTATGCGAGTACTAATTGGAGAATCTGGGCGTTTTCCTGAGTTAGCTCAAATTTGTGTTCAGGCGCTGATTAAGCCAGTAGCAGAAACTCTTACTCACTACTTGGCAGCCCCAGAACTAAACATACCTGACCCAGAGGCAACAGCGAGAATTCTTATAGGAGCGTTGGTGCATTTTCATATTACTCAAAATGTAATGCATGGAGAGGACATTATACCAATGGAAAGCGATCGCCTGATTGATGCCTTGACACACTTAATCAATAAATGCGCCGATTAA